The following are encoded together in the Ferrimicrobium sp. genome:
- a CDS encoding VOC family protein, translating to MPNIWSGVTIDCLDPEGRVAKFWSALLQRQPRPSQSGWVYLGERGDPPPRLVFQPVPEPKRGKVRIHLDVVVMADPEGHEFCLVQYY from the coding sequence GTGCCGAACATCTGGTCCGGCGTGACCATCGACTGTCTTGACCCCGAGGGGCGGGTGGCGAAGTTTTGGAGTGCCCTGCTCCAACGTCAACCTAGGCCTTCTCAAAGCGGCTGGGTGTACTTGGGGGAGCGGGGCGACCCCCCGCCGCGTCTGGTGTTCCAGCCTGTACCCGAGCCGAAGAGGGGCAAGGTCCGTATTCATTTAGACGTCGTCGTGATGGCCGATCCCGAAGGCCACGAGTTTTGCTTGGTCCAGTACTACTGA